A single region of the Oncorhynchus masou masou isolate Uvic2021 unplaced genomic scaffold, UVic_Omas_1.1 unplaced_scaffold_1868, whole genome shotgun sequence genome encodes:
- the LOC135532467 gene encoding ciliary-associated calcium-binding coiled-coil protein 1-like encodes MTPVEQQEEGQRTSQEEDGEVPGETALEQENKATGLEGYNVQDVKDVLGDLTKEMLGTLQAEFTEKLRVQEESFSTRLEPLKHSACK; translated from the exons atgactcctgttgagcagcaggaagag GGACAGAGGACCAGccaggaggaggatggagaggtaccaggtgAAACAGCTCTGGAGCAGGAGAACAAGGCTACAGGGTTGGAAGGATACAACGTTCAGGATGTCAAAGACGTGCTGGGAGATCTGACCAAAGAGATGCTGGGAACCCTACAG GCTGAATTCACAGAGAAGCTGAGAGTCCAGGAGGAGAGTTTCAGTACCAGACTAGAACCACTGAAACATTCTGCCTGCAAATAG